From one Planktothrix agardhii NIES-204 genomic stretch:
- the dnaB gene encoding putative replicative DNA helicase, translated as MVAQIVNKNQSGFASFSNQLPPQNIEAEEAILGGILLDPEALERIITVLEPSDFSLKNHQIIYHACVALKAQDKPTDLMTVTTYLSDKGLLESVGGQLKLSQLVEQTVSAVNIDQYTNLILEKRLRRQLIEYGNNVINGSFTINPDEGVGGLLEQMESSFFEIASRFRRGSFVRASTAKFQAISRELERIEDNCDNNEALKQWELQELAKKYGFKSRREMLNFHVLWLGSRSKNQFMGLKEYLEKYGDASEHWLLRGWIPKQTITLLHAKGGKGKTRLVGHLCRVVINGGQWGDYYADKPGYVLFIETDQGDRVTAEQLKEQGYLDDSPEAQERFSILSDWKIEQFGILRSKIAEIKEKDPKANILIMIDSLSSTSTQSLYSENDQEYARPLMRLRDIAEKNDATFLVIHHSSSQGTARGSTAIYNSVDQVWKLESVGDDPRDCKRILTIEKTRSREPGRYQLEYDPNTWGWNIKGMLLDVEGEEQIENYSQRELSLIKFFRENAGTPFEVQDLAETLGFAADPLRRDLGFLSRRGLISKQQKPNSRANWYFVGELKLTDRTDRPIAQEKSENPKTKFFQNSAIASIGSPKLPPEASQEPIANLRSVRSDRSVPVFSETPTEYALQPKNDEKDVLQNIPASLGIVKETLQNTPQPIVKPGQKQEPIDVRSVDFDKLKEGDVLFDNAGIPYQLVELSRQIWLTHRKDEFISRNDLQIGNFHHATVEDIAGLMQLIIKSKDLKQFDWLSKIYGDSSNSLMSRSVVAFPELAEIYKIEVCE; from the coding sequence ATGGTTGCTCAAATTGTCAACAAAAATCAGTCTGGTTTTGCGTCATTTTCCAATCAATTACCGCCCCAAAATATTGAAGCAGAGGAAGCAATATTAGGGGGGATTCTCCTAGACCCAGAAGCACTAGAGAGAATCATAACGGTACTCGAACCCTCCGATTTTTCCTTGAAAAACCACCAAATTATTTATCATGCTTGCGTAGCGTTAAAAGCTCAGGATAAACCCACGGATTTAATGACCGTTACGACCTATTTATCCGACAAAGGTTTACTCGAATCTGTCGGAGGTCAACTTAAATTAAGCCAACTGGTAGAGCAAACAGTTTCAGCCGTCAATATTGACCAATACACTAATTTAATTCTTGAGAAACGATTAAGACGGCAATTAATTGAATATGGAAACAACGTTATTAATGGCAGTTTCACAATTAACCCCGATGAAGGCGTGGGGGGATTGTTGGAACAGATGGAATCTAGCTTTTTTGAAATTGCCAGTCGATTCAGGAGGGGGAGTTTTGTTCGGGCTTCCACCGCAAAATTTCAAGCTATTTCAAGGGAATTAGAACGGATCGAAGATAACTGCGACAACAATGAAGCTTTGAAGCAGTGGGAATTACAGGAATTAGCTAAAAAGTACGGTTTCAAATCACGGCGTGAGATGTTGAATTTTCACGTTTTATGGTTAGGGAGCCGTAGCAAGAACCAATTTATGGGCCTGAAAGAATACCTAGAAAAATATGGGGATGCTTCGGAACATTGGTTATTGAGGGGATGGATTCCAAAACAAACGATCACCCTACTCCATGCCAAGGGGGGAAAAGGGAAAACTCGATTAGTCGGTCATTTATGCCGCGTCGTTATTAATGGCGGGCAGTGGGGGGATTATTATGCAGATAAACCGGGTTATGTTCTGTTTATCGAAACCGACCAAGGCGACCGGGTGACGGCCGAACAATTGAAGGAACAAGGATATTTAGATGATTCTCCAGAAGCACAAGAGCGATTTTCAATATTAAGTGATTGGAAAATTGAACAGTTTGGGATTTTGCGATCCAAAATTGCAGAAATTAAGGAAAAAGACCCCAAAGCCAACATCCTAATCATGATCGATTCCCTGAGTTCAACCTCAACTCAATCCTTATATTCAGAGAACGATCAGGAATACGCACGGCCATTAATGCGACTGCGAGATATTGCCGAGAAAAATGATGCAACCTTTTTAGTAATTCACCATAGTAGCTCGCAAGGTACGGCACGGGGTTCAACCGCCATTTATAACTCGGTTGACCAAGTTTGGAAACTTGAATCCGTAGGGGATGACCCCCGCGACTGCAAACGGATTTTAACCATTGAGAAAACCCGGAGCCGTGAACCGGGGCGCTACCAACTCGAATACGACCCGAATACATGGGGTTGGAATATTAAAGGGATGCTCCTAGACGTTGAGGGAGAGGAACAGATCGAAAATTACAGCCAGCGAGAATTAAGCCTAATCAAATTTTTCCGTGAGAACGCGGGCACACCTTTCGAGGTTCAGGATTTAGCTGAAACTTTAGGATTCGCCGCCGACCCCCTACGACGCGACTTAGGATTTCTCAGTCGGCGCGGCTTAATTAGCAAACAGCAAAAGCCAAATTCACGGGCCAACTGGTACTTTGTTGGAGAGCTAAAATTAACCGATCGAACCGATCGACCGATCGCACAAGAAAAATCGGAAAATCCAAAAACAAAATTTTTTCAAAATAGCGCGATCGCTTCGATCGGTAGTCCGAAACTCCCTCCAGAAGCCAGTCAGGAACCGATCGCAAATTTACGATCGGTTCGATCGGATCGATCGGTTCCTGTTTTTTCTGAAACCCCTACAGAGTATGCGTTACAGCCGAAAAACGACGAAAAAGATGTGTTACAAAATATACCAGCTAGTTTAGGCATTGTTAAGGAAACGTTACAAAACACCCCTCAACCGATCGTAAAACCTGGTCAAAAACAGGAACCGATCGATGTGCGATCGGTTGATTTCGACAAATTGAAAGAGGGTGACGTCCTTTTTGATAATGCAGGGATACCTTATCAGTTAGTCGAACTATCACGGCAGATATGGCTAACGCACAGAAAAGATGAATTTATTAGTCGTAATGACTTGCAGATTGGAAATTTTCACCATGCCACGGTCGAAGATATCGCAGGATTAATGCAACTGATTATTAAATCGAAAGATTTAAAACAGTTTGATTGGTTGTCTAAAATTTATGGGGATTCTAGTAACTCTTTAATGTCTCGTTCTGTCGTTGCATTTCCAGAATTGGCAGAAATTTATAAAATAGAGGTGTGCGAATAA
- a CDS encoding integrase family protein, with translation MKISVGADKKWLRLRWKDGQGKYKILYPGCENNSEGSRTAQRIALQMEEDFEKGNFDYSLSKYKVQTLKAIEMQTFEGIYKQWIDLTKKHLADRTIQFYKCFANSIASLNILSMKPELITSKEVSSIIAFLQKSNKPKVIKLKMNIFSSAWDWGKKNGLISTENPFKEVNIENSQPPTIDPFSQEEIRKILEFSPLDKKPFIKFLFLTGCRLGEAVGLQWDDLSPNCQNVKICRQFTGGKFKPLKKGGKPRSFCLPINFADELIKLKSQSGHNLVFGEPVDLHAFRQLWIKILLQAKVRYRKPYNTRHTFVCHRLKEGWKPSQIVQVTGHSLQVMFSSYATFMAEILHLPDLE, from the coding sequence ATGAAGATAAGTGTAGGAGCCGATAAAAAATGGCTCCGCCTTCGTTGGAAGGACGGCCAGGGAAAATATAAAATTCTTTATCCAGGCTGTGAGAATAATTCAGAAGGTAGCAGAACCGCCCAAAGAATTGCTTTGCAAATGGAAGAAGATTTTGAAAAAGGGAATTTCGATTATTCCCTGTCAAAATATAAGGTACAGACCTTAAAAGCTATTGAAATGCAAACCTTTGAGGGCATTTATAAACAATGGATTGATTTAACAAAGAAGCATTTAGCCGATAGAACGATTCAATTTTATAAATGTTTCGCTAACAGCATTGCATCACTCAATATTTTGTCTATGAAACCGGAACTAATCACTAGCAAAGAGGTTTCTTCAATTATTGCATTTTTGCAAAAATCCAATAAACCCAAAGTGATTAAACTGAAAATGAATATATTTTCTTCCGCTTGGGATTGGGGGAAAAAAAACGGATTAATTTCTACAGAAAACCCTTTCAAGGAAGTTAATATAGAAAATTCTCAACCCCCTACAATTGATCCTTTCAGCCAAGAAGAAATTAGGAAAATTCTGGAATTTTCACCCTTAGACAAAAAGCCTTTTATTAAATTTCTGTTTCTAACGGGATGTCGATTGGGAGAAGCCGTAGGATTGCAATGGGATGATTTATCTCCCAATTGCCAAAACGTCAAAATTTGTAGGCAATTCACCGGGGGAAAATTTAAACCTCTCAAAAAAGGGGGGAAACCTAGATCTTTCTGTCTGCCCATAAATTTCGCAGATGAATTAATAAAGTTAAAGTCCCAATCAGGTCACAACCTTGTTTTTGGCGAACCCGTAGATCTTCATGCTTTTCGGCAATTGTGGATCAAAATTTTGTTACAGGCAAAAGTCCGATATCGGAAACCATACAACACCCGCCATACTTTTGTTTGTCACCGATTAAAAGAAGGATGGAAGCCTAGCCAGATCGTTCAGGTGACCGGTCACAGTTTGCAGGTAATGTTTAGCTCTTATGCAACATTTATGGCCGAAATTTTACATTTGCCCGACTTAGAATAA
- a CDS encoding putative oxidoreductase produces MNPQICLVTGGTSGIGLMTALELVKQGNHVFIACRSEQKAQQAINYIIAQTNQGKVEFLPLDLASLDSIRACVNLFLERQLPLNILINNAGIFNQSGTTQEGFELIWGTNYLGHFLLTYLLLDKLKASAASQILFIASDMALWSKNLGWKLWIQKTPFNFLKLYADSKVCLLLLMRYLLQNELNQTSVRINALHPGFVRSNISLSHRLSQVLKVGNSPQKVSRNLIKFLTTPEYKLINGQFLNLNFQPMPLTNLAQNNHLSDELWQKSLFWTGLSNPISQTPTIYNSEDGIWGPYSLNLTATQLQEIQKHIFTTVLPRSPIHVFSNSYQFIKKRDLGSLILLLIQGYKRQFNMERHLDSPVILELCKNQYLLEKAREYLGESPFLWRSELWVNYPAKQLIPLWHQDHYPQLLTKTGKTINVYIALTEVNAGNGFEYLPKKYHNLCPVKMNDPFSGNHFFEVKTEIEKSALPVILKPGEFIFFTDDLIHRSICNISGKVRLSLTLRLAESTVKIQGSYSSHLQSPILFL; encoded by the coding sequence ATGAACCCACAAATTTGTCTAGTCACAGGGGGAACTTCTGGCATCGGTTTAATGACGGCATTAGAACTCGTAAAACAGGGAAATCATGTTTTTATTGCCTGTCGTTCTGAACAAAAAGCCCAGCAAGCAATTAATTATATTATAGCACAAACCAATCAAGGAAAAGTTGAATTTTTGCCTTTAGATTTAGCCTCTTTAGATTCAATTCGTGCCTGTGTTAATTTATTCTTAGAACGTCAACTTCCTTTAAATATATTAATTAATAATGCCGGAATTTTTAATCAATCTGGAACCACTCAAGAAGGGTTTGAATTAATTTGGGGAACTAATTATTTAGGGCATTTTTTACTAACTTATTTACTCTTAGATAAACTCAAAGCATCAGCAGCAAGTCAAATTTTATTTATAGCTTCCGATATGGCTTTATGGTCAAAAAATCTAGGCTGGAAATTATGGATACAAAAAACCCCCTTTAACTTTCTCAAATTATATGCTGATTCTAAAGTTTGTTTATTGCTATTAATGCGATATCTTCTGCAAAATGAATTAAATCAAACCTCTGTCAGAATTAACGCTTTGCATCCCGGTTTTGTCCGGTCAAATATTAGTTTATCCCATCGTTTAAGCCAAGTTTTAAAGGTGGGAAACTCTCCCCAAAAAGTTAGTCGTAATCTGATTAAATTTTTAACAACCCCCGAATATAAATTAATTAATGGTCAATTTTTAAATCTAAATTTTCAACCCATGCCATTAACAAACCTGGCGCAAAATAATCATTTATCCGATGAATTATGGCAAAAAAGTTTATTCTGGACAGGACTATCTAACCCTATTTCCCAAACCCCAACTATTTATAATTCAGAGGATGGCATCTGGGGGCCCTATTCTTTAAACTTAACTGCAACTCAACTACAAGAGATTCAAAAACATATCTTTACAACGGTTTTACCCCGTTCTCCGATTCATGTATTTTCTAATAGTTATCAATTTATAAAAAAAAGGGATCTTGGATCATTAATATTATTATTAATTCAAGGATATAAAAGACAATTTAATATGGAAAGACACTTAGATTCCCCCGTAATTTTAGAACTATGTAAAAATCAATATTTACTAGAAAAAGCCAGGGAATATTTAGGAGAATCGCCCTTTCTTTGGCGTTCAGAATTATGGGTTAATTATCCAGCAAAACAGTTAATTCCCCTTTGGCACCAAGATCATTATCCTCAGTTATTAACAAAAACCGGAAAAACAATTAATGTTTATATTGCATTAACCGAAGTCAATGCCGGAAATGGTTTTGAATATTTACCCAAAAAATACCATAATTTATGTCCTGTAAAAATGAATGATCCTTTTAGTGGAAATCATTTTTTTGAAGTTAAAACAGAAATCGAAAAATCAGCCTTACCCGTGATTTTAAAACCCGGAGAATTTATCTTTTTTACCGATGATTTGATTCATCGTTCTATATGTAATATTAGTGGTAAAGTACGTCTATCCTTAACACTACGTTTAGCTGAATCTACAGTCAAAATTCAGGGAAGTTATAGTTCTCATCTCCAATCCCCAATTCTGTTTTTATAA
- the guaA gene encoding GMP synthase (GMP synthase (glutamine-hydrolyzing)), whose amino-acid sequence MSPQTQIPTQTENTDISVEKLNRQMIVILDFGSQYSELIARRIRETEVYSEVISYRTTAEKLKELNPKGIILSGGPNSVYDDGAPECDPKIWELGIPVLGVCYGMQLMVKQLGGSVERAKRAEYGKASLQIDDPTDLLTNVEQGATIWMSHADSCNQLPPGFEILAHTENTPSAAIADHENRMYGVQFHPEVVHSIGGQALIRNFVYHICRCHPTWTTEAFVEESIREIRNQVGEKRVLLALSGGVDSSTLAFLLHRAIGDKLTCMFIDQGFMRKLEPERLVKLFHEQFHIPVEYVNARERFLKKLEGITDPEEKRKRIGGEFIQVFEEESVRLGPFDYLAQGTLYPDVIESADTNVDPKSGERVAVKIKSHHNVGGLPKDLRFKLVEPLRKLFKDEVRKVGRSIGLPEEIVRRHPFPGPGLAIRILGEVTAERLNILRDADLIVREEINRRGVYHDYWQAFAVLLPVRSVGVMGDHRTYAYPIVLRFVSSEDGMTADWSRVPYDLLELISNRIVNEVRGVNRVVYDITSKPPGTIEWE is encoded by the coding sequence ATGTCTCCCCAGACTCAAATCCCAACTCAAACTGAAAATACTGATATTTCAGTAGAAAAATTGAACCGACAAATGATCGTGATTCTCGATTTCGGTTCCCAATATTCCGAGTTAATCGCCCGCCGCATTCGGGAAACCGAGGTTTATTCCGAAGTCATTTCCTACCGGACAACCGCCGAAAAACTCAAGGAACTCAACCCCAAGGGTATTATCCTCTCCGGTGGCCCCAATTCCGTCTATGATGACGGGGCGCCCGAATGTGACCCTAAAATCTGGGAGTTAGGAATTCCGGTTTTAGGGGTTTGCTACGGAATGCAGCTAATGGTAAAACAGCTAGGGGGTAGCGTAGAACGGGCTAAACGGGCCGAATACGGAAAAGCCTCCCTACAGATTGATGACCCCACCGACCTCCTGACCAACGTCGAACAGGGGGCGACCATCTGGATGAGTCACGCCGACTCCTGTAACCAGTTACCCCCTGGATTTGAGATTTTAGCCCATACCGAGAATACTCCCTCGGCGGCGATTGCTGACCATGAGAACAGAATGTACGGGGTACAATTCCATCCCGAAGTCGTTCATTCTATTGGCGGTCAAGCCCTAATTCGTAATTTTGTTTACCATATTTGTCGCTGTCATCCTACCTGGACAACCGAAGCTTTTGTAGAAGAATCTATTCGAGAAATTCGTAACCAAGTGGGGGAAAAACGGGTTTTATTAGCACTTTCTGGGGGAGTTGATTCTTCAACTTTAGCGTTTTTACTGCACCGTGCGATCGGTGATAAGTTAACTTGTATGTTTATCGATCAAGGGTTTATGCGGAAGCTAGAACCGGAACGATTAGTTAAACTATTCCATGAACAATTTCACATTCCCGTTGAGTATGTAAATGCCCGGGAACGGTTCTTAAAAAAACTAGAAGGAATTACCGACCCCGAAGAAAAACGTAAACGCATTGGGGGAGAATTTATTCAGGTTTTTGAAGAAGAATCGGTGCGTTTAGGGCCCTTTGATTATTTAGCTCAAGGAACATTATATCCTGATGTAATTGAGTCAGCCGATACTAATGTTGACCCCAAAAGTGGGGAACGGGTGGCGGTTAAAATTAAAAGCCATCATAATGTGGGGGGATTACCAAAAGATTTACGGTTTAAATTAGTAGAACCTCTGCGAAAACTGTTTAAAGATGAAGTCAGAAAAGTCGGACGTTCGATTGGTTTACCCGAAGAAATTGTCCGACGTCATCCTTTTCCCGGCCCAGGTTTAGCGATTCGGATATTAGGAGAAGTCACGGCGGAAAGGTTAAATATTCTCCGAGATGCGGATTTAATTGTCCGAGAAGAAATCAATAGACGTGGAGTTTATCACGATTATTGGCAAGCTTTTGCCGTATTACTTCCGGTGCGAAGTGTTGGAGTAATGGGAGATCATCGTACCTATGCCTATCCAATTGTACTACGATTTGTTAGTAGTGAAGATGGGATGACCGCCGATTGGTCACGGGTTCCCTATGATTTATTAGAATTGATTTCTAATCGGATTGTTAATGAAGTTCGCGGCGTGAATCGAGTGGTTTATGATATTACTTCTAAACCCCCTGGAACTATCGAATGGGAATAG
- the cbiD gene encoding cobalt-precorrin-6A synthase: protein MTTNQPRSGYTLPVFACAAAMAALEYLQTRNQSIEQVSIDLINPAETVNILIEQIAILTDNSALAITRSDPGDNLDLTRNTPIWAMVEWWDSSEPPPTPPCQGGAKEQSSPPYQGGAQEQSSPPYQGGAKEQSSPPYQGGAQEQSSPPYQGGAQEQSSPPYQGGAKEQSSPPYQGGAKEQSSPPYQEGAQELTPPTPPCQGGAKEQSFPHYQGGAKEQLPPPYQGGARGGELSDTIFIKGGEGIGYDQKTGQTAIYRYAKTLLLANIEKILPPNKSILITFILPQGKRLATRTSNAAFGIVEGLSLLGTTGISQPLTVPEQLEQYKIQLQEKAKKFDSLVFCIGENGLELAAKMGISPHQMIKTANWLGPMLVCASLAEVKSILLFGYHGKLIKLAGGIFHTHHHIADGRLEILTAHCANLGLPTFDLQKVFNCSTAEDALRYLRELDAIKGENWVIRIYGEITKTIDQRSQNYIYTHCEKNIKVGSVMFDRQRKIIIKSENADIILG from the coding sequence ATGACCACAAATCAACCTCGTTCTGGATATACTCTACCCGTTTTTGCTTGCGCGGCGGCGATGGCGGCTTTGGAATATTTACAAACTAGAAATCAGTCTATTGAACAGGTATCTATTGATTTAATTAATCCGGCGGAAACCGTTAATATTCTGATTGAACAAATAGCAATTTTAACCGATAATTCTGCTTTAGCAATTACTCGTTCTGATCCGGGGGATAATTTAGATTTAACCCGAAATACTCCGATTTGGGCAATGGTGGAATGGTGGGATAGTTCGGAACCCCCCCCAACCCCCCCTTGTCAAGGGGGGGCTAAAGAACAAAGTTCCCCACCCTACCAAGGGGGAGCTCAAGAACAAAGTTCCCCACCCTACCAAGGGGGGGCTAAAGAACAAAGTTCCCCACCCTACCAAGGGGGAGCTCAAGAACAAAGTTCCCCACCCTACCAAGGGGGAGCTCAAGAACAAAGTTCCCCACCCTACCAAGGGGGGGCTAAAGAACAAAGTTCCCCACCCTACCAAGGGGGGGCTAAAGAACAAAGTTCCCCACCCTACCAAGAGGGAGCTCAAGAGCTAACCCCCCCAACCCCCCCTTGTCAAGGGGGGGCTAAAGAACAAAGTTTCCCCCATTATCAAGGGGGGGCTAAAGAACAACTTCCCCCCCCTTACCAAGGGGGGGCTAGGGGGGGTGAACTTTCTGATACTATTTTTATCAAAGGAGGAGAAGGAATTGGCTATGATCAAAAGACCGGACAAACAGCAATATATCGTTATGCTAAAACTTTATTATTAGCCAACATTGAGAAAATATTACCACCAAATAAATCTATTTTAATTACCTTTATTTTACCCCAAGGAAAACGACTAGCAACCCGAACTTCTAACGCTGCTTTTGGAATAGTTGAAGGATTATCTTTACTGGGAACAACAGGAATTTCTCAACCCTTAACTGTTCCCGAACAATTAGAACAGTATAAAATTCAACTCCAAGAAAAAGCAAAAAAATTTGATTCTTTAGTATTTTGTATTGGTGAAAATGGATTAGAATTAGCTGCAAAAATGGGGATTTCCCCCCACCAAATGATTAAAACCGCCAATTGGTTAGGGCCAATGTTAGTCTGTGCCTCCTTAGCAGAGGTTAAGTCAATCTTATTATTTGGTTATCATGGTAAATTAATCAAATTAGCCGGAGGAATTTTCCATACCCATCATCATATTGCCGATGGACGATTAGAAATATTAACCGCCCACTGTGCTAACTTAGGATTACCCACCTTCGATCTACAAAAAGTTTTTAATTGTTCAACGGCCGAAGATGCTTTACGATATCTGCGAGAATTAGACGCAATCAAAGGAGAAAATTGGGTCATTCGGATCTATGGAGAAATAACAAAGACGATTGATCAACGATCCCAGAACTATATTTACACCCATTGTGAAAAAAATATTAAGGTTGGTTCGGTAATGTTCGACCGCCAGCGTAAAATTATCATTAAAAGTGAAAATGCTGATATAATTTTGGGGTAA
- a CDS encoding hypothetical protein (protein of unknown function DUF29) — translation MEEILTLKELLLKGDIPGSLAIVEELEEMGRKDIVKTIRSYSIVLLIHLIKRQVEKRTTRSWDVSIQNAIFEIRDENKRPCSQSYYLSPEELDEVLEVAYKQAINKASLEVSEGIYEAKELEKLANKEEILNQAMELIKDK, via the coding sequence ATGGAAGAAATACTAACCCTAAAGGAATTATTGCTAAAAGGGGATATTCCGGGTTCCCTTGCTATCGTTGAAGAATTAGAAGAAATGGGTCGCAAAGATATTGTTAAAACCATTCGTAGCTATTCTATCGTTTTATTAATTCATTTAATTAAACGTCAAGTAGAAAAACGAACAACTCGGTCTTGGGATGTTTCAATTCAGAATGCTATTTTTGAAATCAGGGATGAAAATAAACGTCCTTGCTCCCAAAGTTATTATCTGTCTCCAGAAGAACTTGACGAAGTTTTAGAAGTTGCTTATAAACAAGCGATTAATAAAGCATCTTTAGAGGTTTCTGAAGGAATTTATGAAGCTAAAGAATTAGAAAAATTAGCCAACAAAGAAGAAATATTAAATCAAGCTATGGAGTTAATTAAAGATAAATAA
- a CDS encoding creatininase, producing MLHNFIPPERFFPYLTWKQIESMADKSNLVILQPIGAIEQHGPHLPLIVDAAIATAITGYALAQLNDNIPAYALPTIYYGKSNEHWHFPGTITLSSQTLIAVLMELGESIYRAGFRKLAFINGHGGQPQILEMVARDLHQKYEDFSVFPLFIWRVPNIAGELLTPKELELGIHAGDAETSLMLSLLPEQVKMEQAVCEYPHNLPENSLLSMEANLPFAWVTKDLTKSGVLGDATVATKEKGDRILASLVNSWVQVIEDLYKFQQPQRFRD from the coding sequence ATGCTCCATAATTTTATTCCCCCTGAACGGTTTTTCCCCTATTTAACCTGGAAACAAATTGAATCAATGGCTGATAAAAGTAATCTGGTTATTTTACAACCGATTGGAGCGATTGAACAACATGGCCCCCACTTACCGTTAATTGTTGATGCCGCGATCGCAACGGCCATAACAGGTTACGCTTTAGCCCAACTTAATGATAACATTCCTGCCTACGCTTTGCCAACAATTTATTATGGAAAATCTAACGAACATTGGCATTTTCCTGGTACAATAACGTTAAGTTCCCAAACCTTAATAGCTGTATTAATGGAATTAGGTGAAAGCATTTATCGGGCTGGATTTAGAAAATTAGCCTTTATTAATGGTCATGGTGGACAACCCCAAATATTAGAGATGGTAGCGCGAGACTTACATCAAAAATATGAGGATTTTTCCGTATTTCCTTTATTTATTTGGCGGGTTCCAAATATTGCTGGGGAATTATTAACCCCGAAAGAATTAGAGTTAGGAATTCATGCCGGAGATGCCGAAACCAGTTTAATGTTATCTTTACTGCCAGAACAGGTTAAAATGGAGCAAGCTGTGTGTGAATATCCCCATAATTTACCCGAAAATAGTTTATTAAGTATGGAGGCAAACTTACCCTTTGCTTGGGTAACAAAAGATTTAACCAAAAGTGGAGTTTTAGGTGATGCAACGGTGGCGACGAAGGAAAAAGGTGATCGCATTTTAGCCTCTTTAGTTAATAGTTGGGTACAAGTTATTGAGGATTTATATAAATTTCAACAACCCCAAAGGTTTAGGGATTAA